The following is a genomic window from Capnocytophaga stomatis.
TCCCTCGAGATGATTACGCTTCCCGCCAAAGACCGCTATTTGCAATTCCTTAAAGACAAGCCACAAGTAATTCAAAGTGTACCTTTAAAATACATCGCTTCATATCTCGGAATTACCGATACATCGCTGAGTAGAATTCGGAAGGAGGTTTTTTGATGATAAAAATTGGGGGAAACATCAAACTTACAAAACAAAATTTATTTTGCAAATCAAATTATTGTATTACCTTTGTTTCAAAATTTTAAATTTTATGAATAAGATAATTGTAGCATTTATATTTTTTTGGTGTGTTGGTATGTCTGCTCAAAACTATGTTTCCGATACTTTTTCTACCAAAAACGGAAAACAGGTAACAATAACATTCATCAAGCACGGCAGTTTGGCAATAAATTATGAAAATGTATATTTTCAAATTGACCCTGTTGAAAACTACCAAAACCATACAACCGATTATTCACGCTTTCCGAAAGCAGATTTTATCTTGGTAACTCACGAGCATCACGACCATTTCGACCCCAAAACAATTGCTTCTCTTGAAAAGGAGAAAACAAAAATCATTCTGAATGAAAGTTGTCAGAACAAATTAGGAAGAGGAATAGCAATGAAAAACAGAGAAAAGCGTTCCCTTATGAAAAATGTAACCATAGAGGCTGTCCCCGCTTATAACACTACCATTGGTCGCGAAAAATTCCACCCACAAGGGCGTGATAATGGCTACATTCTTACCTTTGACGGCTTACGGATTTATGTGGCGGGCGACACGGAAGATATTCCCGAAATGGCAAATCTTTCAAATATAGACATTGCTTTTCTACCTGTCAATCAACCTTATACGATGACATTAGAACAAGCCGAAAAAGCAGCAAAAATGGTACAACCTAAGATATTTTACCCATATCATTTCAACGAAACTCCTGTTAGTGAACTTATTGAAAAACTCAAAAAT
Proteins encoded in this region:
- a CDS encoding MBL fold metallo-hydrolase, producing MNKIIVAFIFFWCVGMSAQNYVSDTFSTKNGKQVTITFIKHGSLAINYENVYFQIDPVENYQNHTTDYSRFPKADFILVTHEHHDHFDPKTIASLEKEKTKIILNESCQNKLGRGIAMKNREKRSLMKNVTIEAVPAYNTTIGREKFHPQGRDNGYILTFDGLRIYVAGDTEDIPEMANLSNIDIAFLPVNQPYTMTLEQAEKAAKMVQPKIFYPYHFNETPVSELIEKLKNTPIEVRIRQMN